CGGCGTGTCCGAAGGTGCCCACCTCAAGCTTGTACTTGGCGGCGATTTCATTGACGGCCTTCAGCATGGCGGGGATCTGCGAACGCGGCACGGTGGCGTCTTCAAGCACGGTGGTGGGACGGCAACGGGCCAGCACGGGCAGAGCCATGCGGCGGGCTTCCCACAGTTTGAACTTTTCTTCGGCGTCCTTGGGCACATGTACGGCGCTGGCGTGATTGGCCTTGAGCACACGTTCCACGGCTTCGGCGTCGTCCGCCACCTGGGCGGGATGGCCGTCCACTTCAATCAGCAGGATGGCGCCAGCTTCACGCGGCAGTCCGGCCTTGGTGAAGTCGTCCACGCGCACGATGGTGTTGTTGTCCAGAAGTTCGAGCGTACAGGGAACCACGTGGGCGGCAATGATGCCCGCCACGGCTTCGGCGGCGTTCTGCACCTCGTCGAACACGGCCATGAGGGCCTTGGACGCCTTGGGCGGGGGCACAAGCTTGAGAATGGCCTGGGAAATGATGCCCAGCGTGCCTTCTGACTGCACCAGCATGCCGCCGAGGTTGTACCCGGTGACGCACTTGACCGTGCGCGAGCCGGACTTGACGATCTCGCCGGTGGCGTCAAAAAACTCCACGCCCATGAGATAGTCCTTGGTCACGCCATACTTGAGGCCGCGCAGGCCGCCAGCGTTTTCAGCAATGTTGCCGCCAATGGTGGACACGGCCTGAGAGCCCGGATCCGGGGGGTAGAAAAGATTTTTTTTGGCGACTTCGGCGGCGAACTGGGCGGTAATGACGCCGGGTTCGACCACGGCATAAAGGTCGTCGGAGTTGATTTCAATGATGCGGTTGAGACCATTGGTCAGGATGACAACCGTATCGGTGCTGTCGGGGATGGTGCCGCCCGACAGGTTGGTGCCCGCGCCGCGAACGGTCATGGGGATGCCGTTGTCATACAGCTTCTTCACACAGACGCCCAACTGTTCAGTGGAGGTCGGGCGCAGCACAAGCGAAGGCACAACCGGGGCGAGCACCGCCGAATCATACGAGTAGCTCTGCCGGTCTGCTTCGGAGCTGAACACGTTTTCTTTGCCGATGAGGTCTTCAAAATCCCTGATCAACGCCTGACTTGCCATGAGGCCTCCTTGAACATCTGTATGGCGGAGGTGCAACCCGCACGCCCCACTCGCCAGTCCGGGACACACCGGACACTTTGCGATTGGTTGCCCAACCGGTCAACTTTTCTACAAGAATAAAACCGTATATCCATGATTACCAGCCTTGCATAGGGGATGCGCCAAAAAACTTTGGTATCACTAGCAGAACTGTGCGCAAAAATGCTGTCTGAAGAGCCGCGTTCACGAGGGAAATGTCGGGCAATTGGCTGAAATAAGGCAGTTTTTAAAAACCGTAAAAAAGTAGTTCAGGCGGCACAAAAATGTAACTTTTTTCTGCTGGCCTGCCGCTATTTTTGTTTGAGTCTGCTCTTTATAAATAAGATCGGCAATAGCCCCGTCAATGTTGCCGGACAATGACGCGCTACGACCGGCCGAGCGCGTTCATGCTACTTTCTGGGCATGTTGCATTGAAAAAGGGTACCTGCCCCGACGCTGGAGGAGAGCGCAGCGTTAGAGCATGTTACCTTATTTCAAAGATAAAATACCCTGGCATGAACTGGATGGCCCATCCTACCTTTGCGGTTGCTTTTTTGCAAAGTTTTTGCAGTCCCCACTCCGGCGTCTGCGTCTCCCGCCGGAGCCTTCTCGCGCAGCCGTCAGAGCAATTTCAAAGTGAATTTGCCTGAAACCACGATAAAAGAGGCCGCCCATGGGGCGGCCTCCAGCCAATACGAACGCAAGTCCAATAGATGCGACAATCCAGGTAGATGTGGCAGCCCAACTGCGGCGCAGGCTACTCCGCCGGGGCGGTTCCGCCTGCTTCCGCAGGCGCTTCGCTGTCCACTGGTTTGAGACTGTGCATGTAAATCTGCTGCGGGCCATCGCCGCACTGCGGCACCTGAAGCCCCAGGCGGGCCTGGGAATTGATGATAATGGGCCCGGCCATGTTGAGCACGGCCGCCTCTGGCTGCCCGGCAGGAATGGAAACTGTCACCAGAACGGCTGTTTCTTCCAGATCCGCTATTTGCAGAAGCTGCTTTTCGGCCTCGCCCAGGGCGGGGGCATACGCGGTCTTGTCCATAAAGCTGTAGGGATCAGCCACCAGCAAGCCAACCACGGGGTTGCTTGTACTCTGCAAAATAAGCAGAGGAGCCTCGGGGCGGATTTGCAGCAGAATGAAATCTCTTTCATTTTCAAATCCGGCCAGACCGCGTGGAAAATGCACAACCTTTTCGGCATCGATACTACGCCGCCCGAGGCGGGTTTCGATCTCTATTTCTTTGTTTCGTGCCATAATTCAGCAGCCACCATGAGGTCGTTGTTACTGGTTTCAAGAGCGCGGCGGTTTTCTTCCACAACCCGCTTGTACACTTCTTCGCGGTAAACGGTGGTGTCGCCCGGCACTTCCAGGCCAAGCTTGACCTGTTTGCCCTGCATACCCAGAACGGTTATGCGTATGTTCTCGCCGAGATAAAGGCTTTCACCAGGGCGACGCGTCAGTATCAGCATAAGTGCTACCTATTATAAGTACTTGGCAAGGCTCATTTGCATAATCATCGATGAAGATTGAAGCACCGTCTGGTACGTCAACTGCTGCCGCGTGAGCTTGGCCATCAGATCGGTAAGATCGATGTCCTCGGTATAGCTCAAACGTTCCTCCTGGTCTACCTTTTGAAAACTCAGCACGTCCTTGGCCATGCTGACGCGGTTTTCCAGGCCGCCGATGCGGGCCACCTGACTGAGAATATTCTGCTGCGCCACTTCAATGGCAGCCAGGCTTTTCTGGCAGCCCTCCTGATTATTGTTCTCGCAGTAAGAAATAAAGTCACCCGCGATTTCAAACAGGTTGGCATTGCCATCAATGGCGGGCTTGCCATCATAGTAGCCGCCGAAAATATCCTTGCCCACGTTATTGGCGGCAATATACGTGCCCTTCATGATTTCCAGATTCAGGTTGGCGCGCGCGGGATGGATAAGCACCTGCGTGCCCTTGTCTATGACGGTGCTGCCCGCAGAGGACGCGTCCATATCCATATAGCCGCCGGGCACGGGCAGGCGCACTTTGCCGCCGCCCGCAGTCTGCGCCGTAGCCGTAACCCAGGTGCTGCCGCTGTCCAGACTGTATGAATAGGCAAAGGGCGTGCCCGTGGTGGACAGATCCACACTGGGAACCGCATCTATGCGCACCAGCACGTTGTTGCCAAAAGCGCCGCTGGCTGATGTCTTCAGCCCGCTGGGGCCGCCCATGACGGTCATTTCCGGCGGGGGATCGTTGTCGTCGCCCTGATACACGGCCGTGGGGCGGATGTACACGAGCGTGCCGTTCTTGGCTCCGGCCCCAAGACTTGTGTCCGCAGCGGTGACGGCCATGTTCTGCTTCATGGTGATGGTCACGCCGTCGGCCACCAGGGTGCGGGGCGCCGAAGCAGGATCCATTGTAGCGGTATTCCAGGTTGTGCCGCCGTCCTTGGACCAGCGGTAGGTCAAAGGAGGCGCGGTGTCGTCCAGATTGCCCGTGCTGGTAAACTGCACCATCATGGAGGTATTGCTCGCGCCCTCAATGGTGTAGTTTCCCTTGCTGATATCGTTGTTCCAGTTGGTGTCCCAACTGGTCAGGCCAAGGCTCTGCTCAAAGGCGTTCTGGTCGTAGCGCTGCCCTGCAAAAATACTCTTGTCGTTGAACTGGGTATTGGACAGGTTGAGAATCTGGCCAAAAATCTCCTTGGCTTCCGAAGCGATAAGCGTGCGCTGGTCGGCTGTGGTCCCGGTGGCGGCCTGCTCCATCAAGCTTTTGAGCTTGGTCATGGTTGTGCTCAACTGCGTGCCAAGAACGTCGTCCGCCAGCTTGAGCCACCCTTCGGCAGTATCGCAATTGGACTGGTACTGCTTGGTGTCGCTGATATCGTCCCTGGTCATGAGCACACGGTAGGTTCCTGCGGGATCATCGGAGGGGCGGTTGATTTTCTTTTGCGTGGAGCCCTGCTCATTGCTTTCCATATATGCAGAAAGGTTCTTCTGCATCTGCCCCACCATGGTATTGTACATGGAGCTTTGTGTCACTCTGATGGCCATAACAGCTCCTATTGCTTGAGACCAAGCAGGGTTTGCAGCATCTGGTCGGCGGTTGTGATAAGCTTGGCCGCCGCCGTATAGGAGTGCTGGTACTTGATGAGGTTGGACATTTCTTCGTCCAGATTCACCCCTGTTACGGAAGTTACGCGGTCCTGAAGATCCGTGGTCAGGGAGGTGTGGTACTCCGAATTGGTTTTGGAGAGCCGCCTGTCCGCGCCCACCGTGGTTACCAGCGTGGCGTAGTATTCGCCAAGGCTCTGGTTGGACACGGTTTTCCAGGTGGTCGAAATGGTCACGTCCTTGGTGGCGAGCGCCCCGATGGCCGTTGCCGTTGACCCGTCGCCCTTGTTGGCCTGATTCTGCCCGTTGACGGCCCCGGCCGCTATGAGGTTGACATTGGAGTGCAACTGGCTGTTGACGGCCATGTTGGACGCGTTGTCGCCCGTAAAAAAGGAGTTGATGCCAAGCGCGGCCATGAGCCCCGTGCTGTCCACGCCCATGGCGAATTTGACGTTGCTGGCAGGATTGGACTCGATAAGCAGCTTGCCGTCCTGAATGCTGGCCTTGAGCATGTTGACGCCCGGCGCACTGCTGTCGGGGAAGCTGCTGTTGATGACGTCGCACACGTCTTTAAGCGTATGCACGCTCGGATCGAAATTCACCGTGCCGGGAGGCGTGATGGAGCTGAAATCCAGCGAATTGGAGCCGGAAGCCGTTGGCCGGAAATCCCCGGTGGTCTGGTCGTAAAAATAGATATTGAGGTTGCCGCTCTGGAGCTTGTCGGCATACGGCAGGATGGACTGGGCCGATCCAAGGGGCTGCAGGGCGCTCTGCACCTGCTGTGTGCCCTGGACATAGGTCAGCAGTTCCGTGCCGGTTCCCTGGCTGTGCAGGCGGTTGACCTCCCAGATAAGAGAAGAGGATACGGCGTCCAGCTCATCAAGATAGCGGCCGCAGTTGTCGTCGCGCACGGTATAGTAGGCGGTCAGCTTGCCGCCGGTGACGCGGTTCTTGTTTTCCGAACCGTCAAAATAGGTCTGCGGCGTGACGTTCTGGGGGCCGCGTGTGGGCTCTATCCAGCACAGGCCGCTCTTGGGCATGATGTCGAACTTGTCGCCAGCGGTGAAGTTGGTCTTCTCGGTGAAGGATATCTTGAGATTCTTGACCTGTACGGGATCTACCTTGCCATCGCCGTCAACGTCGGTGATATCATAGTGCAGTTCTTTGCCGCTCTCGTCGCGCAGCCAGGTTTTGCCGCCGTCCAACGAAACGCGAAAGCTCGGCGGCGGCGTGTCGCCGACGTTGCCGCCATTGAGGATCTCAACGGTGTACTCGTGGCTGTCGGAACCCTGAAACTCCACCTTGCCCGTGTAGGCAGAGCCAACTGTAAGATGATTCTCGGCGTTCGGCCCCATGACCTTGAGTTCGTTGACGCTCTGCGCCTGCACCAGCGGTTGCCCGGTGGTGAGCTGCACGGTGAAGTTGCCCTTGCCGTTGTCGATGGTTTCCACATCCACAAGCGTGCCCAGCTCGCGCACCATCTGGTCGCGCTGGTCAAGCAGGGCATTGGGATTGCTCACGCCGTCAACGGTATTGCTCGTGATCTGCCTGTTAAGGTCGGCAATGCCCTTGGCCAGGGTGTTGATACGATCCACCGACTGCTTGATGGACACGTCCATTTCGCTCTGAACGGCCTTGAGGCTTGCCGTGGTGCTGCTGAACATGTCGCTCAGGTTGTCGGCATAGGAAAGCAGGCTCTGACGATAGGCATTATTGTCCGGGAGTTTGGTAAGATCTTGCCATCCCTTGAAAAAGGCATTCATGGACGAGCTTATGCCCGACCGGTTGGACTCGTTGAACAGGTTTTCAACCGAACTGAGCACGGTATCCTGCTCTGTCCAGCGGGAAGAATTGGTGGACTGCCTCACATAGGAGCGCTCAAGAAACGCGTCAAAAAAGCGCAGTATCTGCTGGGCGTTGACGCCCATGCCTTCGCCGCCGGGCTTGGCGGTAAGGGTGCCCGCGTCGCGCTGATCCACATAGCGACGGGAATAGCCCGGAGTGTCGGCATTGGCGATGTTGCTGCCAGTGACGGATATCCATGCCTGGGACGCATTGAGCGCCGTCTGGCCCATGTTAAGCAGACCGCTGAGCATGACTTAGAGCCTCCCTGAAATAAGCGCGGCTTCGGGATGGCCGTGAGGGCGCATGCCGCCCCGGCGGCCGTAGGTTTCTGCCTTGGGCGGCATGACCTGGCTTGTCAGCGCAACAAGAGTGCGGCTGCTCTGGTCCAGCAGGGCCAGAGAAAGCTGGCTGTTGCGCGTGGCCTGACGCGCGGCTCCCTGCTCGGCCCTGTCTATGACGGTCAGCATATCCAGCAGCGCAGCGCCTTCGGCCTGCGGAAGCGTCGCGGCGTATTCCTTGACGCGCACGCCAGCCAGGGCCTTCATGACCGTGGCCTTTTCCGCCGCCAACTGGCGAATAAGCTCCTGAATGGAAAATTCCAGCGCCACCACGGCGTCCGTATTATGGCCAAGAAGCGTCTGATACTCTTCTTCCATAAGTTCACACAGCAGGGCCAGGGCCTTGCTTTGCCGGATCAGGGATGTATGGACTGTCGTATGCATGGTAAACCTCGCTGGGCGGCCTGTGGCTTATGGCCCGCAGGCAGAATCTGCCGCCCCGTCCCGAATGAAGCAATTTTCGTGCCCGGACGGAAAAGGCCTGTCCAGAGGGAAAGTCAACCGTCAGCGCCGCAGATCCATGGCCGTCAGGGGCGGAATGCCATAGCCTCCTGTGGGCTGGGGCAACTGCGGAGCCTGCAAGGCTTGCGGCGGCACCGGCGTTACGGATTCGCCTGCTGCGGACTGACCGACCAATACCGGCGCGGGCTGTCCGGCCTGGCTCTGCGTTGGGGCTTGCAGCGGCTGTATGGTGGCCGGGGCCTGTGGCTGCCCAGGCGCAGCCTGAAGCGGCTGCCCGGCCTGCTGCGCATGATAGGCGGCCAGTCCCGCTCCCGCGCGGCTGTTGGGGCCAACGGCGTCCACACTGCTGTTGCGCAGAATGTCGCTGGCTGAGGTCTTGCGCTGGCCGGGCGGCACATTGGTGGTGTACCGCACCTTTTGAAGCTGCGGCTGTTGTGCGCCCTCATGTCCGGCGGCAGCGGGCTGCCCCGGCAATGCCGCGCCCACGGCGGACTGACCGGCCTGTTGCGGCCCGTGCTGCTGCCCCTGCTGCGACCCTGCCGCGTTTTCAACCGCGAGACTGTGCATAATGTCGCTGGCTGAAGTCTTGCGTTGGTCGGGCGGCACATTGGTGGTGTAGCGCACCTTCTGGATATGCGGTTCCTGCGCGGCTTCCTGCCCGGCGGCCATGACCGGCCCAGGCGTTATGACGCCGCCTGCGGGCTGGGAAGTCTGCTGCGGGCGCGGCACGGGAATGCCCGCCTGCATCACCCCCTGCATACCGGCCTGCCCGGAGGTTTGCGCGAAAGTCTGCCCATGCTCCTGGCCGGGGGCCATTTCCACCAGAGGCCCGATGGGGCCTGGCTGGCCTGTCTGGGAAGTCTGGCCCGTCTGGGAGGTCTGCATGGCGGCCTGTATGGCGGCGGGCGTGCCCATGCTCTGCGCCATGCGCATCTGCATATCCAGCGCCTGCGCGGCCTGCTGTGCCTGCGCCGCCTGCCGGGATTGGGTCATCGAGGCAGACTGCCCGTTTCCGGCGGCGTTACGGGCAGGTTCGCTAAGGTGCGTGCGCGGCAGCACCGCATGCGCTCCCAGCTTGCTGCCCGCCTCAAACTGAGCGGCGCGGGCCATGTTCAGACCCGTATTCATATTGGGAACGCGCTGCTCCTCCTGCTTCGCGGCGGCTTCCTTACGCGCCCGCAGGGCGGCCAGGGCCTGCTCCACTTCGGGCGGAGCAACCACAAGAGGCGGCTGGGACGCGGGCTGCCCCGCTGCCGCAAGCGCGGCCTGGGCAGAACCCGTACCAGCGGGCAGCACCTGAATCTGCATGGATTCGCCCATATCCTGCACAGGAGCAATGCCGTCATACACGGAGGGGATGGGCGATCTGCCGCGCATGGCGGTGTGGCCCGCCTGGCCCTGATTCCCGTCCTGCCCTGTCGCCTGATCGGACGCATCTGCACCCTGCGGCAGTACCGAAGCGACCTGCGGCACAAAAGCCGACGCGCTGCTTGTTTTGGCCGAGGCCGTGCCACGGCTGGCCGAAACGAGATTGCGCGAAAGCTGGGCATACATCATGTCCGCCAGGCCAATACCTCCGGCCGCTGTCATGGATTTGGCCAGTTCCTGATCATACATGCTCTGCCAGTACTGTTCTTCACGCCCCTGAAGCATATTGGTCTTGGGCAGGGTATTGCGCATCTCCTGCCACATTTTCTGGATAAATATGGATTCAAAGCCTTCGCAGGCGTCGCGCAGCTTTTTTTCCTTGTCCGCTTCCGTCATTTTTTTGCCATTGAGGTTGCCCACGCCAGCCAGGCGGGACTGGACTTCGCGGCGGGACACTTCAGCCCCGCTGGCCTCATGCGGCACAAGCCCTGTGGTAAGAGGCGAGGTCATTTATATTACCTCCAGCTCCGCCAGCAGCGCACCGGAAACCTGCATGGTGCGCAGGATGGAAATAAGGTCGCGGGGTGTGGCCCCGATGGAGTTCAGTCCGTCCACCAGTTCCTGAAGGGTCGCGCCCTCCACAATAACCAGATGACGGTTTTCTTCGCGCACATTGGTTTCCGTCGTGGGGGTCACCACTGTCTGTCCCTGCGAGAAAGGCCCGGGCTGCGACACCTGCTGCCCTTCCTGCACGGTTATCTGCAAATTGCCGTGAGCCACGGCGGTGCGCATGATGCGCACGTCGCGTCCGAGCACCACGGTGCCCGTCTTTTCGTCCACCACCACCTTGGCGGAGGTGTCCGGGCTGACGTCGAGATTTTCGATGGAAGCCATGAGAGGGACCATGTTGTTCCGGTACTGGGCGGGGATATCCATAGTAATGGACATGTCATCGACAGCGCGGGCAAAGGGGCCGCCCATGGCGCCGTTGACGCGCTCGGCCACCTGCTGCGCGGTGCTGAAGTCAGCGGTGCGCAGGTGCAGGGTGAGCTTGTCCTGCTGGTTGAACTCAAAGGGGATGCCGCGTTCAACAATGCCGCCGCCAGGAATGATGCCCACGGTGCTGATGTTTTTGCTGACGCTGGCCGCCTTGCCCTGACTGGAAAAACCGCCCACGGTCAGCGAGCCCTGTGCCAGGGTATATATTTTGCCGTCCACGCCCTTGAGGGCCGTTTGCAGCAGCACGCCGCCCAGAAGGGATGTGGCGTCGCCCACGGAAGACACGGTAACGTCAAGGCGCGTGCCAGGCTTGGCCGACACCGGCATGCGGGCCGTAACCATGACCGAGGCCACGTTCTTGGTCTTGAGCGCAGAAGAATCCACGCCAATGCCCATGCGATCCATCATGTTTTTCATGGAACTCATGGTGAAGACCGAGTCTTTCTTGTCGCCCGTGCCCCCCAGACCCACCACCAGGCCATAGCCTATGAGCTGGTTGTCACGGACGCCGGAAAAGTTGGCAATATCCTTGATGCGCACGGCCTGCGCCGGAAGAACCATGCTGATCAGCAAGGCTGCTGTGAATATCCACAGGACGGGATTGCGCAAGATTGTCAATTTCATGGCGCTGACTCCTTGCCGGAATACCGGCACAGCTTGCTTTGCAGAATCCGTGCCGGAGGGGACGCCTGCACAGCGGGCGACGCGGCGAGGGTATGCGCGACAAGCGCTCTGAAGAAAGCAAAGCAGGGCTTGTCCTCTGAGAGGTGGGCGTTGTGCCCTGCGGGCACGGGGGCTTTTCTTTTTCTGTCGTTTGGGCCGCCTGCGGCGGGCGACGCGGCGAGGGTATGCGCGACGGGCGCTCTGAAGAAAGCAAAGCAGGGCTTGTCCTCTGAGAGGTGAGCATTGTGCCCTGCGGGCACGGGGGCTTTTCTTTTTGTGTTGTTTAGGCCGCCTCCGGCGGGCGACGCGGCGAGGGTAAGTGCGACGAGCGCTTTGAAGAAAGCAAAGCAGGGCTTGTCCTCTGAGAGGTGGGCGTTGTGCCCTGCGGGCACGGGGCTTTTCTTTTTCTGTCGTTTGGGCCGCCTCCGGCGGGGGCAAAAGGGGCC
This DNA window, taken from Desulfovibrio sp. 86, encodes the following:
- a CDS encoding FAD-binding oxidoreductase; the encoded protein is MASQALIRDFEDLIGKENVFSSEADRQSYSYDSAVLAPVVPSLVLRPTSTEQLGVCVKKLYDNGIPMTVRGAGTNLSGGTIPDSTDTVVILTNGLNRIIEINSDDLYAVVEPGVITAQFAAEVAKKNLFYPPDPGSQAVSTIGGNIAENAGGLRGLKYGVTKDYLMGVEFFDATGEIVKSGSRTVKCVTGYNLGGMLVQSEGTLGIISQAILKLVPPPKASKALMAVFDEVQNAAEAVAGIIAAHVVPCTLELLDNNTIVRVDDFTKAGLPREAGAILLIEVDGHPAQVADDAEAVERVLKANHASAVHVPKDAEEKFKLWEARRMALPVLARCRPTTVLEDATVPRSQIPAMLKAVNEIAAKYKLEVGTFGHAGDGNLHPTFLCDKRDKDEFHRVEEAIDEMFDVALKLHGTLSGEHGIGTAKAKWMEKETSRGTILFSQRLRRALDPKGLFNATKLVGI
- the fliW gene encoding flagellar assembly protein FliW, which translates into the protein MARNKEIEIETRLGRRSIDAEKVVHFPRGLAGFENERDFILLQIRPEAPLLILQSTSNPVVGLLVADPYSFMDKTAYAPALGEAEKQLLQIADLEETAVLVTVSIPAGQPEAAVLNMAGPIIINSQARLGLQVPQCGDGPQQIYMHSLKPVDSEAPAEAGGTAPAE
- the csrA gene encoding carbon storage regulator CsrA encodes the protein MLILTRRPGESLYLGENIRITVLGMQGKQVKLGLEVPGDTTVYREEVYKRVVEENRRALETSNNDLMVAAELWHETKK
- a CDS encoding flagellin N-terminal helical domain-containing protein, with translation MAIRVTQSSMYNTMVGQMQKNLSAYMESNEQGSTQKKINRPSDDPAGTYRVLMTRDDISDTKQYQSNCDTAEGWLKLADDVLGTQLSTTMTKLKSLMEQAATGTTADQRTLIASEAKEIFGQILNLSNTQFNDKSIFAGQRYDQNAFEQSLGLTSWDTNWNNDISKGNYTIEGASNTSMMVQFTSTGNLDDTAPPLTYRWSKDGGTTWNTATMDPASAPRTLVADGVTITMKQNMAVTAADTSLGAGAKNGTLVYIRPTAVYQGDDNDPPPEMTVMGGPSGLKTSASGAFGNNVLVRIDAVPSVDLSTTGTPFAYSYSLDSGSTWVTATAQTAGGGKVRLPVPGGYMDMDASSAGSTVIDKGTQVLIHPARANLNLEIMKGTYIAANNVGKDIFGGYYDGKPAIDGNANLFEIAGDFISYCENNNQEGCQKSLAAIEVAQQNILSQVARIGGLENRVSMAKDVLSFQKVDQEERLSYTEDIDLTDLMAKLTRQQLTYQTVLQSSSMIMQMSLAKYL
- the flgK gene encoding flagellar hook-associated protein FlgK: MLSGLLNMGQTALNASQAWISVTGSNIANADTPGYSRRYVDQRDAGTLTAKPGGEGMGVNAQQILRFFDAFLERSYVRQSTNSSRWTEQDTVLSSVENLFNESNRSGISSSMNAFFKGWQDLTKLPDNNAYRQSLLSYADNLSDMFSSTTASLKAVQSEMDVSIKQSVDRINTLAKGIADLNRQITSNTVDGVSNPNALLDQRDQMVRELGTLVDVETIDNGKGNFTVQLTTGQPLVQAQSVNELKVMGPNAENHLTVGSAYTGKVEFQGSDSHEYTVEILNGGNVGDTPPPSFRVSLDGGKTWLRDESGKELHYDITDVDGDGKVDPVQVKNLKISFTEKTNFTAGDKFDIMPKSGLCWIEPTRGPQNVTPQTYFDGSENKNRVTGGKLTAYYTVRDDNCGRYLDELDAVSSSLIWEVNRLHSQGTGTELLTYVQGTQQVQSALQPLGSAQSILPYADKLQSGNLNIYFYDQTTGDFRPTASGSNSLDFSSITPPGTVNFDPSVHTLKDVCDVINSSFPDSSAPGVNMLKASIQDGKLLIESNPASNVKFAMGVDSTGLMAALGINSFFTGDNASNMAVNSQLHSNVNLIAAGAVNGQNQANKGDGSTATAIGALATKDVTISTTWKTVSNQSLGEYYATLVTTVGADRRLSKTNSEYHTSLTTDLQDRVTSVTGVNLDEEMSNLIKYQHSYTAAAKLITTADQMLQTLLGLKQ
- the flgN gene encoding flagellar export chaperone FlgN translates to MHTTVHTSLIRQSKALALLCELMEEEYQTLLGHNTDAVVALEFSIQELIRQLAAEKATVMKALAGVRVKEYAATLPQAEGAALLDMLTVIDRAEQGAARQATRNSQLSLALLDQSSRTLVALTSQVMPPKAETYGRRGGMRPHGHPEAALISGRL
- a CDS encoding rod-binding protein, whose translation is MTSPLTTGLVPHEASGAEVSRREVQSRLAGVGNLNGKKMTEADKEKKLRDACEGFESIFIQKMWQEMRNTLPKTNMLQGREEQYWQSMYDQELAKSMTAAGGIGLADMMYAQLSRNLVSASRGTASAKTSSASAFVPQVASVLPQGADASDQATGQDGNQGQAGHTAMRGRSPIPSVYDGIAPVQDMGESMQIQVLPAGTGSAQAALAAAGQPASQPPLVVAPPEVEQALAALRARKEAAAKQEEQRVPNMNTGLNMARAAQFEAGSKLGAHAVLPRTHLSEPARNAAGNGQSASMTQSRQAAQAQQAAQALDMQMRMAQSMGTPAAIQAAMQTSQTGQTSQTGQPGPIGPLVEMAPGQEHGQTFAQTSGQAGMQGVMQAGIPVPRPQQTSQPAGGVITPGPVMAAGQEAAQEPHIQKVRYTTNVPPDQRKTSASDIMHSLAVENAAGSQQGQQHGPQQAGQSAVGAALPGQPAAAGHEGAQQPQLQKVRYTTNVPPGQRKTSASDILRNSSVDAVGPNSRAGAGLAAYHAQQAGQPLQAAPGQPQAPATIQPLQAPTQSQAGQPAPVLVGQSAAGESVTPVPPQALQAPQLPQPTGGYGIPPLTAMDLRR
- a CDS encoding flagellar basal body P-ring protein FlgI; this translates as MKLTILRNPVLWIFTAALLISMVLPAQAVRIKDIANFSGVRDNQLIGYGLVVGLGGTGDKKDSVFTMSSMKNMMDRMGIGVDSSALKTKNVASVMVTARMPVSAKPGTRLDVTVSSVGDATSLLGGVLLQTALKGVDGKIYTLAQGSLTVGGFSSQGKAASVSKNISTVGIIPGGGIVERGIPFEFNQQDKLTLHLRTADFSTAQQVAERVNGAMGGPFARAVDDMSITMDIPAQYRNNMVPLMASIENLDVSPDTSAKVVVDEKTGTVVLGRDVRIMRTAVAHGNLQITVQEGQQVSQPGPFSQGQTVVTPTTETNVREENRHLVIVEGATLQELVDGLNSIGATPRDLISILRTMQVSGALLAELEVI